ATCATTAAATAACTTTTTGTCGTTCTCTGATAATTTGGGATAATACCAGTTCCGTTCGGCAAGCATATCCATGATCGCCGTGCGCTCGGTTTCCGACAAAGCGGCAGCAGGCGTAGTTACAATGCCTGGAGGGGTAATCATAGCCGATCGCTGCAGCATGGGAGACTCAACAGCGCGAAATTCCTGAACCAGCTCTCTTATTACCCCTTCCGCCTTTGAATAATCCACGCCTTCAAGAGCTAAGGATTTAACCATTTGCATTTTTCTTAGCTGTGCGTTTAATTTTGCCTGAAGCGCGACAACGTCTCCAGCGTATTTAGCCGCATAATAACCGACATAGAATTGATAGGCTGCTTTTTGATTCTCATCCACCATGTCTTTTATTGCATTTTCTAAGCCTGCGTTTTCGCTAATAAGCTTGGCCCCCTCCACTCTTACAGCTTCAAAATTGCCTGTATCTATGACCTTGCTTTTATAATCGACTTTATCAAAATCAGCAGATGCGGAATGGTATTTTTGTTCTACGATAATCGTGGGCAGATCCTCCTCTTTTAGAGTCAATGCCTTAATAAGAGCAGTGCAAGCTTCCATATCTATAATCCCTAATTCGTCAGAGACGCTAAGGTGGGCATCGGCAGAACTGAAGGTATCTGTAATTTTTTTAAGTATGCCTTTCCCTAATAAGTTAGCGGCATGAAGCTTGGTGGCGCGAACGGGAATATTCAGATCTTCCAGCCCCCGGTAAAACTTTAGCAATTCTACAAAAGCATCATTTCCGCAGATCTCAAGATGGGAAAGATCGACTGTTGCATTAAGTAATAAATTTTCTTGTATCTCCGGTACGGTATAACCCTTGCTCTCCAAACGCTTTGAAGCTCCTTCGTATATATATTTTAAAGCCTCGACAAAATTCTTAGCGTCTAATGGGGATAAAGGCTGATTGCCATCATCAAATTTTTCTTCATCTGACAATTCATAATTTTCGATATTTGCGGCTATCCTGTTTTTACCGATTGCGGCGAGCTGTTTATTCTTTTCGGCTATCTGGACGACTGCGTCCACAACTTGATCTATGGAGCGGCCTTTCTTTTCTAATGCCTGAGTAGTTTGAGCAGCGCTGACATGCAAAAGAAGATAACCTGCTTCGGGATTGAGCGCTTCGAGCACCATTAGTTCCCGAGCGACTGATTCCTTGTCTACTTTTCCCTGCTCTTGTAAGACCCTGTGGTGAAGACCAACTTTAACACCAGCATTACGTAATGCTGCGCCAATAATCTCGAGCCTTTCCGGAGAATATTCGGAATTTAGATCAAATCGATTGGCCAAGAATGAAATTGGAGTGCCGGGCACGATCACTCCTGTATCTGAAACTAACTCTATACGTTCTACTCCTTTTTCCTTAATCAAATTAAGCACGGCGTCTTCCAGGGTCCAGCAGGTTCCCTCTGACTTTCTTTCCGGATCGACCTGGAAGAAGATGGATTCCCCTCCGTCCAATTTTCTGCCCCCTATTGCCTCGCGGAGTTCTTCCGCAAACCATCCGGGATTCTTTTGCCACTTACGTTCAGTTTCGGTTTTGGCTCTAGCATAATCCGCAGCAAGTTTCGGATCGGAACTCTTCTTTAAATATTCGATCTTGTCAAGATAACCCTTAGCTATTATAGGATCAGTTATCGTGGTTGTCGGCGCCGCTATAGCGGGCGCGGCTGGCGTAACGGCGGTTATATTTTCCGCTATAACATGGCCTTCGAAGGAACCTCCTACAAGTGCTTCAAGATAATATTTGGTTTCGTTATAATACCCGCCTATCTTGTCAAGGCTAAATTCATCTTCCCTGATATAGTCACCCACGCCGTCCTTACCGCGCTGAACCAGATTAAATTTGCTGTACCCGAAAGGACCTGCCAGGACTGTCTTCACACCTATGTTCCGAGCATATCCTATGGTGTAATCTATAAGAGACTTCTTAATCTTCGCTTTTAAAGGTTCTATGATCGAGTAATCATCGCTTATTTCCATGTTATCTATAACCAGATAAGGCTTTTCGCTATCTTTAGCCAGAAAGAGCCATGCAAGCGCCATCGTCTTATTAGTGTCTTGGTCTATCACTTCCGCCACCTGAATGCCCTGGTCTATTAAGTGGTCTATCATGGCTTCGAAATGAGTGCGTGAATTAGTAGCCATACAGCAACCGGTAAAGTCTCCAAGGAATAGATCATGCGCCGGAGACCTATTCCACATCTTAATAGTGAAGTGCCTGCTCTTCTTGGCACGATCCATCACCTCTTCAGCGTCGGTGATGAGTTTCCTGAGTTCGAGAAGGGAGCTTCTGAGGTGCCCTATGGCTTCCTGTACCTCGACGTTGTCTTTCAGATTGCGCTCGAAAAACCCGATAGTTTTGGAATCAAGCAGCTTATCGATATTGACGGGATTTTTTTTGGAATCTTTTTCCGAAAATATCCTTATGAGCTCCAGACGTTTATTCCTAATAGGTGCAGTTTCCTTATTGGCAGGCACAAGACGTATCTTGGCATTTTTATCATCTGATATCTTAAGCTGAAGATCGTTATCGATAAAATTGCGGAAGCTCTCTTTTTTACCGGATGGCAAGCAGTCGTATAGCTTTATTATAAGGTGTGCCGTACCCATAATGTAGCTTTCGGGATCTACCTCGAGATTGCGGTCCGAGAATGAGAAGCCCTCTTCGTAGGAATAGTTTAACCATTTGTCTGGGTTTATTCCTGATTTTCTAATAGCTTCCCTTACTTTCTCGTTGTGGAGAGCCAGATCCTTGCCTTCCTCATTGTTATCAGTGATATCTGTAATAAATGTGTTAAATGTATCGTTAAACGTGGCTTTTAGAAGAGATTTGAAGAGCCTCGTCTTATCGAAGCTTCCAGTTTTTCGGTCAAGCTCAATAATGAAATCCATGGCCACCTTCAGCCTCCCTATAAAGGGCATATAGAATTGCGCAAACACCTCCGGCTTCACGGATGAAGCATCGATATCAAGAGACTTCGCGAGATCTTTTATATATCTTTCGGCAAGCGTATTATATGTCCTCGAAAGGGGCGCCTTATTTTTTGCGGAGGCATTTAGTATTGAAATAAACGCATCTGTGTTCTTTAAGTCTATATACGCCATTGCTATCTCGAGTATCTTCTGGAAAGAGCCGGGGTCTTTCTTATCTGAAGACGAGTAGAGAGCTTCAAGCGCTTTTATTGTGTTAGTATCATATAGTTTTACGGCCTCGAAAAACCTGTTGAGCCTGAATGGGTCTTTTACCCCCAAGAGACCCCTCAAGAATGCGAAAGCGTCTTTGCCCATGATGTCCGCAAGCATTACAACGGTAGCTGTGGATTCTTCCCAGAACTTCGCTTCATCTATCCTGCGGGACTCCTCTAAAGTCTTATTCTTCTCGGTAAAGAGGGCTTTAAGGTTATCGAATTCTTTGATAAGCGGCGTATTTTTTTCGGTTAATTTTAATAAGTCGAATTGTAACTTTAGATAGATGCTCACAAGATCATCGCCTGGATATTTATGGAGGGTTTCGGCATGGCTGTTTAAGAAGCCAGTAACCTGATTCGCGTATATAGGACTGATGCATGATACTGCAGCCCGGCGGCAATCATCAGGATTAGCAGGCGTCAGCATTGATTCGAGTATGCTAAAAATTCTACCCTCTTCCGCAGGATCAAGGTCGGGGCGCACAGCGATGAGGGATACTGCCGCTGCCATCTGAGAGGCCCACCCATCAGCCTCTCCCAACATAGACTCGAGCTCTCCCAAAGTTATCTTATTTTCTTTATAGATCTCAGGATATATTAGAATGAGAGATTCTGCCACTGTTCGAGAAACATCGGTATTGCGCAGCATGGATTTGAATATATCGAGAATTCTATTCTGGTCTACAGCATCAAGATTGGGATATATGGTGCCTATAGATAGCCCTGCTATAAGGTTAGCAGTGAACCTATCGTGCTTCAGCATGTATTCAAATTTTTCGAGAACTCTCTTCTTCTCCATGGGATCGAGGTTAGGATATATGGCGCTGAGAGATTTTGCCGCTGCCTGTTGAATAACATAATTATTATTTTCCAGCATAGGCTCAAGATTTTCAAAGACCGTTTGCCGATCATTAGGATCATCAAGGTTGAGATATATAGCGCCAAGGGATATCACTGCCAAATTAACGATCCAGTTATTGCCGTCTTTAAGCATGAGTATAATTTTTGATAAAGATATATCTTTGCTTTCTTTCCTTTTGTATAACACAGGATACGCAGCGCCAAGGGATTCCGACACCGCCTGCCTGACAATAGAAGTGTCGCTCCTAATCATAGATTCGAGTTTCTCAAGAATTCCTTGCTGGTCGTTAGACTCTAGGTCAGGACATATGGCGCCGAGAGATACTCCCGCCGCGAGGCGAGCAGCCCAGTTAGTTTCTGCCAGCATAAGCTTAAGCCTTTCAAGAGTCATCTCCCTTTTTCTGTAAAGTTCGGGATATATGGCGCCGAGTGCTTTTGCGGCAACCTGGCGGATATCGGAATCACTGTCTCTCAACATAAGTTCGAGTTTTTCGAGAGCTATCTTACCTTCCCTATAAAGCATGGGATATATGGCGCTCAGAGATTCCATCGCCACATTGCGGGCAGCCCAGCTATCAGCGTCTCTAAGCATGGATTCGAGCTTTGAGACACGAAGGATAGTATCTCTTAAAGCTTGCTTAGTTTCTAAGGTAACTGACGCAGAAACAGGTTCTTTGATCCCGCCCATAATAGATGCACTATTGCCGGGGAAGAGGAGAATCTTATCGCCGACAATAACGTTATTTTCATTATAAGTTACGATTGAGACTACGCCTTCGGTGACAGTGACCTCGGTGCGATACGTGCCCGGCGCGTATGCCGTAGTGGTCCTCGCTGAGGACTCCACAAGAATAGCCCCGCCTCCTATTTTTGCGGTAACAGCTATGCTCTGTCCTTCGAACAGAGTGTGTGTATCGCCGACAATATCGCCTTTTTCGTTATAAAAAGCGTATGTAACCTTGCCTTCAATAACAGTGACCTCGGTCCGATATATTCCCGGCGGATAGTTTCTGGCAAGGGTTGGCTCATTTTTCCAAATAAATAACTCATTATTACCGGCAATATAAAAATCCGTTGGCAATGGAATATCAGTATTCAAGTATTTTTCACGAATAGGTATGAATTTCAGCTTTTTACCAGCCTTTTCGCTCGAACCTTCAATCTTATTGCGCAAACTGCCAAAAACCCCTGTCGGCTTAATTACAACTTCGGCGCCACGCTTAAGCTTCTTCAAAATGTTGGGGTCTCTTAATAATGTAAACAGATCCTCCACAGCCTCCGGTTGTGGATTGACCAGAAGAATATAGTCTATGGAATTATCCTGTAGTGAATTGAGTATTTCGGAACTAGCCCTAACAACTGATAGATTATCCAAGGGTTTATTCAGGGGATTGCCTAGTTCATCCAGCGGTAACTTTCCGCGCGCAAACATATTTGCATAGTCCTTATATTTTGGAGCCCTGGACTTCGGATCATATATATCTGTAGCAATGATCCCCATATCTCCATTTTTCTTGGCTATAGCAGAGGCTGTTTTCCCGCTACCACATCCGATCTCCAATAATATTTTAGCTACCTTATTACCGCCTCTTAAATTGCCTTGTGAGATGCCAATAGCCTTTTCTATTTCAGCATTATTCGATATACATTTTGGCATGTCTTTAGGCATATTTTCCCGCATATCTTTTTGCATATTTTCAAGATACGTTCTTAACGAAGGCAACGCTGTAGGCTGTGTAGTGTGTGGAGCTGACAGCGCTGGCGCAGTAGCTACCGGGGTTGTCAGCACAGGCAACTCGTTAATAATGCTGTTGACATCAATTCTTGGTAGGCCAGCTTCGGAAGAATTGACTACATTAAGCTCTCCATCTATAACCAACCTATTATCACCATTAAATACCACCACCAGGCCTTGATTACTTATATTCATTTCCAATATCTTAGCTTTCAACGCAATCATTATTCTAAGGTGCCGCTCAAAATCATCGCCTTCAACCTTTATGCCAAGTTCGTTAAGGATGCTTGCTATGGCAAGCGATGAATTGAACAGCGTTGCGAGACGCGGATCCATAATGTCTTGTTTACCTGATAATAATTTGAAGTAGGGGCTCTTATAGCCTTCATCGTTTTTGAAATTCGGGATTATCGATATATACGATATGCCTTCTTTTCTGAATATTTCGCAGAGATTGTCGGTGTGAAAGCCGCCTGTAACTAGAATGGAGGCCGTTTGCGGCGCTCGCCCATCGGCCGCAAACTTAAGATTCTTTACAAATGCGCTGTCACGTTTAAATGAATACTCATAGAACTTCGATATCTCTTCGCGGTAACGATCGATATCGTTAATATTTCCATTGAGCGTTGCCGTTATCTTATACTTTGGAGCGTTCGCGTCGATGAAGCGCTCATAATTGGAGAGCCTGAAATCCCCTTCATTTGCCTCATAGTACCGGTAATCGTCTCTCGTTAAAGATATGTTGAATATATTTTTCATTATCGCGAAGTTCTTGGAAAGCCGGGCAAGGTCTCTCTGGGTTTCATTCTCGAAAAACGCATCCTTTATCTTTGTCTCTAAAATATCTATCTCGTCCATAACCTTCATCTTATCCATCGCGTCATACAGCGCTATGTAGACTATGTACTTCGTAAACTCAGGCAAATCCTGCAGGTTAATGCCGGATTTCTTTGCCCTGTCCATAAGATAAGCGTAGAAATCTTTCTGAGAGATCCTCTCTGCCTTAAATTCAACCGTCTTTACGACAAGTTCCTCCATGGCGTTTTTTGACAGCTTCTTGTGCAGCATATCGATAAGCTGATCCCGCTCATTATTCGCCTTATTGAAATCTATTGCGGATTCTTCCTGCTGAGCTTGGTTCAGCAAAAATATGTTGTGGTAGGGTTTAATATCTATCGCTTTAGCTTTAGCCTCACTCAATAAATAGGCAAGGTATTCTTTAAATCCCAGATTATCCGCTTTATACTGGGAATATTTTGTATCGAATTCCAGGAGTTCTTTTGAATAAATCTTGATCTTAAGATTTGTCAGTATACAGCTGAGTGATTTTAAAAATACTTCGGCCTCATCCTTGTGTGCGAAGGAATTCCTGTAAACATTGAGATTATCTACGTAGAGCGCCGGATCTTCTATGCCCCAGAGAGTAACCTTCTCGGGATTATTCACCGCGAAGTATTCAGCGCCATTCACCAGGCCATCCTTCACAAAATAGTCAGAGGTCTTTTCCCTTACCTCCTTGTCTGCGATAGAGGTAAATACGGATAGATCATAGCCTTTGGCTCCACCCTCCAGGTTAATAGCGCGTATCCCATAATTATCATTGATATACTTGATAATTTCAGCGATCTTTTTCTGGGCATTATAGTTGCAATGCGCGTCCTGAATCTGAATTACGATCGGGGAGGGATGTTCACGCCGAAAAGCGGACAAGGCGACGGTCCAGGCATCTTTTATCGTGCCAAGAGACTGTGGAAGAGCAAACGTCTTGGGATCCAGTTCCTTAATAATGCTTTGGCTAATAAGTTCCGCAGACGCACTATCAGCCCAAGCTCGCCCTACGAAGCCCAAAGGGCGAAGTAGAGCTAAATCATAGAAGAACAAATTGACAAAAAAAGCCGTCAAGGTGATTAAGCAGGCGATCACCTTAAACGGCTTATTATGGAGCAACGTGCCCATGTAAGTATTAGATCTAGCGTCTATCATATCTAATGCTTTCATTTTAAATCAGTAAATTAACTGGTCAAAAAAAATTTGTGTCCCTAAGCGTAAGTATACCTGCATAAGTTAAGATATACAAGACTAGTAAACTTAATTTTTTATGACTTAACAGATTACTTCTTGAGAACTTTTCTGAATTCTTTGGTGAGAGCGGGAACTATTTCGAAGATATCGCCGACTATGCCATACGTGGCGACTTTAAATATCGGCGCATCGGGATCTTTATTGATGGCTACTATCACTTTCGCGGATTGCATTCCTATCAAATGCTGGATCTGGCCGCTTATACCACACGCTATGTATAATTTAGGACATACGGTCTTCCCTGTCTGGCCAACCTGATGCGAATACGGCATCCAGCCGGCATCTACAGCAGCCCTCGAAGATCCTACCGCGCCGCCAAGCACTTTGGCGAGCTCCTTGACCATCAAAAAGTTCTCAGGGGAACCCAGCCCGCGTCCGCCTGATACTATTATATCGGCCTCAGCCAGATTGATCGTATCCTCTATTTCTTCAACTATGTCTAAGAGCGAAGTCCTCGAAGTTAAGATGTCTCCTGAATATTTCTTCCTGATGACTTCGGCTTTATGGCTTTTGTGTATTTCAGCCTCCTTCATTACTTTGTGACGGACAGTGGCCATCTGCGGCCTGTGGTTCGGGGTTATGATGGTGGCCATGATGTTGCCGCCAAACGCTGGGCGGGTCTGTAAGAGGAGTCTCTCCTTATCGTCTATATCAAGTCCTGTGCAATCTGCCGTAAGGCCAGCGTCTATCTTTATCGCGACCCTCGAGATAAGGCTTCTGCCTATCACTGTAGCTCCGCAGAGAATTATCTCCGGCTTAAATTCCTCAGCCAGACTGACTATTACTTTAGTATAAGGGTCATCCTGATAATTCTTAAGCACCGGATCATCGACAATATAGATCTTATCGATGCCTCTGGCGCTAAGCTCTCCTATCTTAGATTCAATATCGTCACCGAGAATAACAGCGCACAGCTTTACGCCGAGTTTCCTGGCAAGCTTCTTGCCTTCGCCCAACAATTCAAAAGATATCGTCTGTATAACGCCCTTTTTCTGCTCGCAGAAGACCCAGACGTCTTTATAGCTCTTCAGGTCTTTCGTCGCCGGCGCAGTGTCTTTCTTAAGCTCTATCGCACTGAACTTGCAGGCGGTCACGCACGCGCCGCATAACGTGCATTTGGCCATATCGATAACGGCCTTCTTATTGGCCATCGATATCGCGCCAAACGGGCAGGTCCTCACGCAGAGTGTACACCCGGTGCATTTAGGCAATATTATCTGGATAGAGGCAGGCATCTTATATAACTATATCCTTAAGTAACTGGACTAATTCACGAGAGACCTCAACGGCATCACCCTTTATTATCTCCCCGCCTTTTCTGGGCGGCGGTGAAAATATCTTCACGACCCTGGTCGGAGAACCGTCAAGCCCGAGCGATTTAGCGTCAGCGTCGATATCGTCGGCGGTCCACTTGGTTATCTTAGCCGACTTCGCCCTCATCATACCTTTTAAAGAAGGCAGGCGCGGCGTATTTATCTCTTTGACTACGGTAAATAACGCGGGAAGCGGCGTTTCGACAATGTCGTATCCTTCTTCGGTCATGCGCTCGACCCTTGCCCTATTCTCTTTTATCTCTTCGATCTTTTTTATATAAGTCACCTGAGGTATGTCTAAGTGAGTGGATATGCCGGGCCCAACCTGCGCGGTATCGCCGTCCGAGGCCTGCTTTCCGCAGAGGATAATATCAAAATTTTCAATCTTTTTTATCGCGCAGGAGAGAGTGTAGCTCGTCGCCCATGTATCCGAACCGGCGAATTTCCGGTCGCTCACCAGAATGCCTTCATCACAGCCGAGAGAGATCGCTTCTTTTAACGCGTTCTCGGCCTGCGGGGGACCCATCGTAATGACAGTGACCTTACCGCCAAAACGCTCTTTGAGCCTCACGCCTTCTTCGATAGCATAGACATCGAAAGGATTGATGACGCTCTCGACTCCGTCACGGATCAGCGTATTGGTGACAGGATCGATCTTAACGTCTGTGGTGTTGGGAACCTGTTTAATGCAGACGACTATATTCACGTGTTATTCCGCCTTGATGCTCTCTTTGATGAGATTTGCGGCGATGACGTTGCGCTGGATCTGATTGGTCCCTTCATAGATCTGAGTGATCTTGGCGTCTCTCATATATTTTTCGACCGGATAATCTCTCATGAAACCGTATCCGCCGAGGATCTGGACGGCATCCACCGTTACCTTCATTGCCGTGTCGCTGGCGAATAATTTGGCCATCGCTGACTCCTTAGCTACAGACTTCGCGCCTGAATCGACCATCCTGGCGGAAGCATAGACAAGGGCCCTGGCGGCCTCTATCTGAGTGGCCATATCGGCGAGCATATGCTGTATGGCCTGGAAGCTGGATATAGGCTGGTTAAATTGAACCCTCTTGCGGGCATAGCTAAGCGCTTCATCGAAGGCACCCTGAGCTATGCCAACCGCCTGAGCGGCAACGCCCGGACGTGAACTGTCGAAGGTCTTCATCGCGACTATGAACCCCATACCTTCGCGCGAGATAATATTCTCTTTCGGGACCTTGCAATCGGTAAATATGACTTCCCGGGTGGCGGACGCGCGGATACCAAGCTTCTTCTCCTTTAAGCCGAACTCCATGCCTTTAGTGCCTTTCTCGACTATGAAAGCGGTCGCACCTCTTGCGCCTTTCGCCTTGTCGGTCATCGCTATCACGGTATAGATCTCGGCCTCACCGGCATTTGTGATCCACTGCTTGGTGCCGTTCAATATGTAGTAGTCGCCTTCTTTTCTGGCGGTGGTCTTAATGGAGCCTGCGTCCGAGCCGGCTTCGGCCTCTGTGATACAGAACGCCGCGATCGTGCCCTTGGCTACCATCGGAAGATATTTCTTCTTCTGTTCGGGACTGCCATAAAGAAGTATAGGGAACGTACCAAGACCGGTGCCCGCGAATCCAAGCGCGATCGCTCCGCAAGCCTTGGAAAATTCTTCGGCGACTATACACATCTCTGTTATGCCGCCGCCCAGGCCGCCGTATTCCTCAGGAATATATACTCCGAAAAGATCGCTGGCGGCTATGATCTTCATGATATCCCAGGCGAACTCTTCGCTCTCATCGTATTTTGCGGCAACAGGCTTTATCTTTTCCCGGGCTATTTTGCGCGCGAGTTCCTGTATCATCTTCTGCTGTTCATTAAATAAATAGTCCATAGCTTCTCCCTTTATATCCTTCGGCACTGCCTATTTCGAAGGGCTTTATGTGAATTTTTTTACAACGAGTGTCGCGTTATGGCCGCCAAAACCGAGGGCGTTGGACAGAGCAACGTTGATCTTGTGGGCGCGGGGCTTATTTGGAACATAATCCAGGTCGCATTCAGGATCGGGCGTCTCGTAATTTATTGTAGGCGGTAATATGCTGTGCTTGATCGCAAGCGCGCACGCTATCATCTCCACCCCGCCTGCCGCGCCCAAAAGATGGCCCATTACGGATTTCGTAGAGCTTACGGCCAATTTTTTAGCATGGGCGCCAAACACCTTCTTTATAGCGAGCGTCTCTATTCTATCGTTATATACAGTAGATGTGCCATGAGCATTAATATAGTCGACATCTTCAAGTTTTATTCCGGCATCTTTTATCGCATATTGCAGGCACCTTATACTGCCGTCTCCCGTAGGATCAGGAGCTGTCATATGATAGGCATCACCGCTCATGCCGTAACCGATAATCTCGCAGTATATGTGCGCGTTTCGTTTAATGGCATGCTCCATTTCTTCCAGCATAATAACACCGGCACCCTCGCCTATTACGAAACCGTCCCTGTTCTTATCGAAAGGCCTCGAAGCTTTCTCCGGGTTATCATTATATCCCGTGGAAAGCGCCTTAAGGGCGCAGAAACCTCCGAACCCCATATGAGTGATAGCTGCTTCCGACCCGCCGCACATCATTCCATCGGCCTCGCCTCTCTGTATTATTCTGAAGGCATCGCCTATTGCATGGTTACCCGTAGCGCATGCGGTGGCGACCGTAGAATTCGGCCCCTTAAGGCCGAGCGTAATAGAGACCTGGCCTGAAGCCATGTTCACTATCAGCATAGGGATCAAAAATGGGGATATCCTGTCCGGGCCCTTTTCGGGCCCATAGGCAAGGAATTGCCTGTGTTCGGTTTCGACAGAATGGAGGCCGCCTATCCCGGAGCCGATCATGACGCCGATCCTAGTAGGGTCTTCCTTGGACATATCGAGCTTGGAGTCCATCATGGCCAGCTTGGCAGAGATGACCGCGAATTGGACAAAGCGATCCATTCTCTTTACCTCTTTTGGGGATAGGTACTGGGATGGGTTGAAATCTTTTACTTCGGCTGCTATCTTGCAGGTGAAATGCTTCGGATCAAAGCAGCTTAGACGTCTTACGCCGCTTTTTCCTTCGAGTATGGCCTTCCAGAAGGTCTCGATGCTGCTGCCGATAGGCGATACAGTACCGAGTCCTGTTATTACGACTCGTTTTGTTTTATGCATCGAATACCGATATCTATTTACCGGCTCTCTCTTCGATGTACCTCATCGCATCTCCGACAGTGGCGAGCTTCTCGGCCTCTTCATCCGGTATCTCTATTCCGAATTCCTCTTCCAGGGCCATTACGAGCTCTACCGTATCGAGCGAATCTGCGCCTAGATCATCAACAAACTTCGCATTATCGGTAACTTCTTCTTTCTTAACGCCAAGCTGATCCGCTATTATCTGTTTGACCTTGTCCTGAGATACGTCCACTTTACACCCTCCTTGTTTTAGCTGCCTGGTTCCTACATCACCATTCCGCCGTCAACCTGTATGGCCTGGCCGGTTATATATGACGAATCATCACCGGCCAAAAATAATGCGAGATTCGCAACATCCTGGACCGTCCCGAGCTTACCGAGAGGTACGAACTTGAGCATCTCGCTTTTTACTTCATCTGAAAGCTTCGCGGTCATATCCGTCTGGATAAACCCGGGCGCTATCGCATTAGCCCTCACGTTTCTTGAAGCCAGCTCTTTAGCTACCGACTTCGTGAACGCTATAAGGCCCCCCTTCGATGCCGCGTAATTCGCCTGACCGGCATTCCCCATTATACCTATTATAGAGGCCATATTAACTATCCTGCCGTCCCTCTGCTTCATCATTATCTTCGAAACGGCTTTGGTAAAGTTGAATGCGCCCTTCAGGTTAACGGCCAGGACCAGGTCCCAGTCAGCTTCTGACATCCTGACTAAAAGCCCGTCTCTGGTAATGCCAGCATTGTTAATCAGTATATCGATTTTCTTAAATTTGTCAAGGGTTTTCTGGGTGAATTCATCGGCCTGGACGGCCTTAGTTACATCGACAACTCCCGTCATGACCTGAACACCGAGCGCCTCTATATCTTTTTGGGTGAGGGCGAGAATTTCCGCATTGACATCGCATATCGCTATGCTTGAGCCCTCTCTCGCGAATGCCAGGGCGATCTCCCTGCCTATTCCTCTGGCCCCGCCTGTTACCAGGGTAACCTTATCTTTAAACTTCATACTATCCTTTCCGTTGAAACTTTAGCATATTTTATAGATAAACCGATTTTTGTCAAGAAATTATTTCTTAATTTACTTTCAAAGGCAAAATACGACGCCATTTATCGGCCAGGATCTTACAATTTTTCTTGAGCAGGCCGTAGTCGTCCCTTACTATTTCTCTATAGCCCTTCATATTTCTGGTCCTGCCGCCATTCCCGACGTGCATTGCCTCTACCTTAACAACCACATTCTTGTAACCGGCATCGATGCTCCGCAGCGATATGTCAAGATCATAACAATGCATGTAACCGAAAGCCTCATCCAGGCCATGCACTTTTTCTACGAACTCTCTTCTCATTACAAAGCACAGCCCGTCTACTACCGCTACCTCCGCCACATCTTCAATCATCGCGGGGCCGAGGTCCTCTTCGTTCCGCAGATTATGCCTCAGGCTCGCT
The genomic region above belongs to Candidatus Omnitrophota bacterium and contains:
- a CDS encoding electron transfer flavoprotein subunit beta/FixA family protein; the encoded protein is MNIVVCIKQVPNTTDVKIDPVTNTLIRDGVESVINPFDVYAIEEGVRLKERFGGKVTVITMGPPQAENALKEAISLGCDEGILVSDRKFAGSDTWATSYTLSCAIKKIENFDIILCGKQASDGDTAQVGPGISTHLDIPQVTYIKKIEEIKENRARVERMTEEGYDIVETPLPALFTVVKEINTPRLPSLKGMMRAKSAKITKWTADDIDADAKSLGLDGSPTRVVKIFSPPPRKGGEIIKGDAVEVSRELVQLLKDIVI
- the fabG gene encoding 3-oxoacyl-[acyl-carrier-protein] reductase; the encoded protein is MKFKDKVTLVTGGARGIGREIALAFAREGSSIAICDVNAEILALTQKDIEALGVQVMTGVVDVTKAVQADEFTQKTLDKFKKIDILINNAGITRDGLLVRMSEADWDLVLAVNLKGAFNFTKAVSKIMMKQRDGRIVNMASIIGIMGNAGQANYAASKGGLIAFTKSVAKELASRNVRANAIAPGFIQTDMTAKLSDEVKSEMLKFVPLGKLGTVQDVANLALFLAGDDSSYITGQAIQVDGGMVM
- a CDS encoding electron transfer flavoprotein subunit alpha — encoded protein: MPASIQIILPKCTGCTLCVRTCPFGAISMANKKAVIDMAKCTLCGACVTACKFSAIELKKDTAPATKDLKSYKDVWVFCEQKKGVIQTISFELLGEGKKLARKLGVKLCAVILGDDIESKIGELSARGIDKIYIVDDPVLKNYQDDPYTKVIVSLAEEFKPEIILCGATVIGRSLISRVAIKIDAGLTADCTGLDIDDKERLLLQTRPAFGGNIMATIITPNHRPQMATVRHKVMKEAEIHKSHKAEVIRKKYSGDILTSRTSLLDIVEEIEDTINLAEADIIVSGGRGLGSPENFLMVKELAKVLGGAVGSSRAAVDAGWMPYSHQVGQTGKTVCPKLYIACGISGQIQHLIGMQSAKVIVAINKDPDAPIFKVATYGIVGDIFEIVPALTKEFRKVLKK
- the acpP gene encoding acyl carrier protein, which gives rise to MDVSQDKVKQIIADQLGVKKEEVTDNAKFVDDLGADSLDTVELVMALEEEFGIEIPDEEAEKLATVGDAMRYIEERAGK
- the fabF gene encoding beta-ketoacyl-ACP synthase II; this encodes MHKTKRVVITGLGTVSPIGSSIETFWKAILEGKSGVRRLSCFDPKHFTCKIAAEVKDFNPSQYLSPKEVKRMDRFVQFAVISAKLAMMDSKLDMSKEDPTRIGVMIGSGIGGLHSVETEHRQFLAYGPEKGPDRISPFLIPMLIVNMASGQVSITLGLKGPNSTVATACATGNHAIGDAFRIIQRGEADGMMCGGSEAAITHMGFGGFCALKALSTGYNDNPEKASRPFDKNRDGFVIGEGAGVIMLEEMEHAIKRNAHIYCEIIGYGMSGDAYHMTAPDPTGDGSIRCLQYAIKDAGIKLEDVDYINAHGTSTVYNDRIETLAIKKVFGAHAKKLAVSSTKSVMGHLLGAAGGVEMIACALAIKHSILPPTINYETPDPECDLDYVPNKPRAHKINVALSNALGFGGHNATLVVKKFT
- a CDS encoding acyl-CoA dehydrogenase family protein; amino-acid sequence: MDYLFNEQQKMIQELARKIAREKIKPVAAKYDESEEFAWDIMKIIAASDLFGVYIPEEYGGLGGGITEMCIVAEEFSKACGAIALGFAGTGLGTFPILLYGSPEQKKKYLPMVAKGTIAAFCITEAEAGSDAGSIKTTARKEGDYYILNGTKQWITNAGEAEIYTVIAMTDKAKGARGATAFIVEKGTKGMEFGLKEKKLGIRASATREVIFTDCKVPKENIISREGMGFIVAMKTFDSSRPGVAAQAVGIAQGAFDEALSYARKRVQFNQPISSFQAIQHMLADMATQIEAARALVYASARMVDSGAKSVAKESAMAKLFASDTAMKVTVDAVQILGGYGFMRDYPVEKYMRDAKITQIYEGTNQIQRNVIAANLIKESIKAE